In one Spirosoma rigui genomic region, the following are encoded:
- a CDS encoding DUF3109 family protein — MILLDNTCISDDVAEKFFVCNLDKCKGACCVEGDMGAPLEGDEPAILDRIYEDVKPYLSPEGIRVIEQQGGYESDGDGGFVTSTVGGRECVYATWNDRGILKCGIEEAYNDGKVDWKKPISCHLYPIRITKYESFHALNYDRWPICSPACGFGEQLNVPIYKFVREALVRAYGEEWYSRLAKAIEEKTPTD, encoded by the coding sequence ATGATTTTATTAGATAACACCTGCATCAGCGACGACGTAGCCGAAAAATTTTTCGTCTGCAATCTGGATAAATGCAAAGGCGCCTGCTGCGTAGAGGGTGACATGGGCGCCCCGCTCGAGGGCGACGAACCAGCCATTCTTGACCGGATCTACGAGGACGTAAAGCCCTACCTTTCGCCCGAGGGCATTCGGGTCATTGAGCAGCAGGGCGGTTACGAATCGGACGGCGACGGGGGATTTGTGACCAGCACCGTTGGCGGTCGCGAATGCGTGTATGCTACCTGGAACGACCGGGGTATTCTTAAATGTGGGATCGAAGAAGCGTATAACGACGGAAAAGTCGATTGGAAAAAACCCATTTCGTGCCATCTGTACCCCATCCGTATCACTAAATATGAATCATTTCACGCGCTCAATTACGACCGCTGGCCCATCTGCAGCCCGGCCTGCGGATTTGGCGAACAGTTGAATGTACCCATTTATAAGTTTGTGCGTGAAGCACTTGTGCGCGCTTACGGCGAAGAATGGTACAGCCGGCTCGCCAAAGCCATTGAAGAAAAAACGCCGACCGACTAG
- a CDS encoding LysM peptidoglycan-binding domain-containing protein: MQKRTFPLTFLLFLLSYCALAQSSVSSVPAVPEQVSFADIAVRLDPEARRLVQQDVNALVANRQYWVAKLDRVALYFPMIESILINEGVPADFKYLAVQESSLTPDAVSSSAAVGYWQFKRETATDNGMRVDDEIDERKSITASTRGAAQYLKKSNTQFNNWISSLYSYYLGATGISKLIPTDWSSSREISLDGRTDRYILRFFAHKIAIESALKFHQASNRFALIEYPSGGGKTLPAIAEELGVDEFELRKYNRWVLGEMVPADKTYVMAIPVMNDQINDVRQKIVSVSGRKTPEFVQNDVGFPVLRRVTSVTGSKNDPVLYEINGLPGIQAQAGDNAGSLARKAKISVSSFLRYNDMASEDPIIVNDVYYLAKKRKKAVVPYHTVRDAETSRSISQRYGVRLKKLVRYNRMDRNERLAVGRVLWLRERRPASKPIEIINAPTNPVYDRTPSPAVGDVVANRSEERSSTRPVAGSNSIPRNASERKMYQPKLVGGGVTPNDGTSEPAAAQRPEPARTPQPSTTSPAPTPRQSSTTAPTSADGTQRVVIVRSAEPTAQSSTGRPLYPTSPDQVTSRKTTKASPTLVMDSPRSQPAKTPASPEVTARPRERATVESGSYSGPSEQQADGSITAPTKALPRNAVPAVIKSESRPAPATVAEPKAVAETKPTPAAEPKPAAAAPAPVVDRTATTHLVESGQTYYSISKLYGLTVDELLTLNNRTTNDVLAAGQKLTVKATPSATKNAERSSPTTTASGVSYHTVAKGETMFRISKMYDVTIEQIQEWNNLKDVTVKEGQKIKIVK; the protein is encoded by the coding sequence ATGCAGAAAAGAACATTTCCCCTAACCTTTCTCCTGTTTTTACTGAGCTATTGTGCGCTGGCTCAATCGTCGGTCTCATCGGTTCCGGCTGTGCCTGAACAGGTCAGCTTTGCTGACATTGCCGTTCGACTGGACCCCGAAGCCCGGCGACTGGTTCAGCAGGATGTCAACGCTCTGGTGGCCAACCGGCAATACTGGGTAGCCAAACTCGACCGGGTGGCGTTGTACTTCCCCATGATCGAATCAATTCTGATCAACGAAGGCGTCCCCGCCGATTTTAAGTACCTGGCCGTGCAGGAAAGCTCGCTCACGCCCGATGCCGTTTCCTCCTCAGCTGCGGTAGGGTACTGGCAGTTCAAGCGGGAGACCGCTACCGACAACGGGATGCGGGTAGATGACGAAATCGACGAGCGTAAGAGCATTACGGCCTCCACGCGTGGTGCCGCTCAGTACCTTAAAAAGAGCAACACCCAGTTTAACAACTGGATCTCGTCGCTGTACTCGTATTACCTCGGTGCAACGGGCATCTCGAAACTGATTCCGACCGACTGGTCGTCGTCGCGCGAAATCAGCCTCGATGGCCGCACCGACCGATACATCCTCCGTTTTTTTGCCCACAAGATCGCCATTGAAAGTGCCCTTAAGTTTCACCAGGCCAGCAATCGTTTCGCCCTTATCGAATACCCCAGCGGGGGCGGCAAAACCCTGCCCGCCATTGCCGAAGAACTGGGCGTCGATGAGTTTGAACTCCGCAAATACAACCGGTGGGTGCTGGGCGAAATGGTCCCCGCCGACAAGACCTACGTGATGGCGATACCAGTGATGAACGACCAGATCAACGACGTTCGTCAGAAGATTGTCAGTGTAAGCGGCCGGAAAACGCCCGAGTTCGTCCAGAACGATGTGGGCTTCCCGGTGTTGCGCCGGGTAACGTCGGTCACCGGCAGCAAGAATGATCCGGTGCTGTACGAAATCAACGGGCTACCCGGTATCCAGGCCCAGGCGGGAGACAACGCCGGATCGCTGGCCCGCAAAGCCAAGATCAGCGTGTCTAGTTTCCTGCGCTACAACGATATGGCCAGCGAAGACCCGATCATTGTCAACGATGTTTATTACCTGGCCAAAAAGCGCAAAAAGGCCGTAGTTCCCTACCATACCGTCCGCGACGCCGAAACATCCCGGAGTATCTCCCAGCGCTACGGCGTACGGCTCAAGAAGCTTGTTCGCTACAACCGAATGGACCGTAACGAGCGGCTAGCGGTTGGTCGTGTCCTGTGGCTTCGTGAGCGCCGGCCAGCCAGCAAGCCCATTGAGATCATCAACGCGCCGACTAATCCGGTTTATGATCGAACACCAAGCCCGGCCGTTGGCGATGTGGTGGCAAACCGTTCGGAGGAGCGGAGCAGCACCCGCCCCGTAGCCGGCAGCAACTCGATTCCCCGCAACGCGTCGGAGCGCAAAATGTACCAGCCCAAGCTCGTAGGGGGTGGAGTTACGCCGAACGACGGCACGTCGGAACCCGCTGCCGCCCAGCGTCCTGAGCCCGCCCGTACCCCTCAACCGTCTACGACATCGCCCGCCCCTACCCCACGTCAATCGTCAACAACAGCCCCAACATCGGCCGACGGAACGCAGCGGGTGGTCATTGTTCGCTCGGCCGAACCGACCGCTCAGTCGTCGACAGGACGGCCGCTGTACCCAACATCGCCCGACCAGGTGACGAGCAGAAAAACGACGAAAGCTTCACCAACGCTCGTAATGGACAGCCCGCGCAGCCAGCCCGCCAAAACCCCCGCGAGTCCGGAGGTTACAGCACGCCCCCGCGAGCGCGCAACGGTCGAGTCAGGCAGTTATTCCGGGCCAAGTGAGCAGCAGGCCGACGGCTCAATTACGGCCCCGACTAAAGCACTGCCCCGCAACGCTGTTCCGGCCGTTATCAAATCGGAATCGCGCCCGGCTCCAGCTACCGTAGCCGAGCCGAAGGCAGTTGCCGAAACGAAGCCAACTCCCGCAGCTGAGCCCAAACCAGCCGCTGCTGCACCGGCACCCGTAGTTGACCGGACGGCAACCACCCACCTGGTAGAATCCGGCCAGACCTACTACAGCATCTCCAAACTCTACGGGTTGACCGTCGACGAGTTACTGACCCTGAATAACCGCACCACCAACGATGTGCTGGCCGCCGGGCAGAAGCTTACCGTAAAAGCTACGCCATCCGCCACCAAGAACGCCGAGCGAAGCAGCCCGACAACGACGGCTTCGGGCGTTTCGTACCATACCGTTGCCAAGGGGGAGACCATGTTCCGCATTTCAAAAATGTACGACGTTACAATCGAGCAGATCCAGGAGTGGAATAACCTGAAGGACGTAACCGTTAAGGAAGGGCAGAAAATAAAGATCGTCAAATAG